TTGTCAAAACGACCAAACTGATGTTGATTTAAAACACAAAATTTTAGATGACTTACGTCATTTAGAACACGTTGTGTCCAATAAAATCGCAGAAATTGAAGCGGATCTCGAGAAACTCACTCGTAAATAATCAGCTTCCTCACTGCACTGTAAACCAACATGTTTACAGTGCAGATGCATAAGGCTCGCTATTTACAGCATATCCACCCAAGATTGTAACCACGCTTTTGCAAACTCTTCAGGCTCTTCCACTTCAGTCGCATCAATAAATAGCACATCGCCAATACGGCTGCCAGATTGCTCAGCTAATAGCTCATCAAACTGCTTGCCTGCCCCGCAGAAATTCTCATAGCTGCTATCACCCAAGGCAATCACACCATATTTCAATTCAGGCTGATAGCCGACAACATCTTTAATCTCATAGAAAAGAGGCGCAATAGTGTCGGGAATGTCGCCTTGTCCGGTGGTGGAAGTGATCACTAGAGCAACGCCTTCTCCCGCATTGTAAATTTGCCAATCCGCCAAAGTTGGCTCCTCAAACACGGCTACTTCATGGCCTTGCTGTTCGAAGAGCTCTTGCGCCACCTCAGCAACCGCTAATGCGTTGCCATACACCGTCCCGACAAAAATTCCGATTTTGGACATTACGCCCTCCTTATAAAAGCCTATCAAACAGGATAATTAATCACATTAATGTCAAGCATCGAGACGGTATCACCCCATCCAAATTGCTCAACTAATGACAGCCATTGTGCATCCCATGGCGCGACTAATGATATTTTTTCTTCTGTTATAGGGTGAATAAATATTAACTGGCTAGCGTGCAGCATCAAGCGAGAGACTGAAAAATGCTCACTCATACCACGGTTTTGTCGTAAGTCACCATGTTTACTATCCCCAATAATTGGATGACGTAAATGGGACATATGGCGTCTTAGTTGGTGCTTGCGTCCAGTTTCAGGCTTAAGCTCAACGAGGCTAAAACGCGCAGTATCATAGCGCCCAATCGCCACTGGACATTCAACTATCGCCAAGGGTTTGTAATGGGTGACACACTCTTGTAGCCGTGGCTCTTTAGTGGCGTGTTTATCCGCAATTTTATCGAGTTCCTCAAGTAACGGATAATCCAATCTATCCCCTTGTGTAACGTAGCCCCGCACAATCGCATGGTACACTTTTTCCATGGTATGCTGCTCAAACTGCTCGGCGAGTGACCTTGCTACCTCACTGGATAATGCAAACAACAACACACCCGATGTTGGTCTATCAAGACGATGGATTGGAAAAACATGCTGCCCAATTTGGTCACGCAGTGTTTGCATCACAAACACCGTTTCTTTGCTGTCAAGCCAGCTGCGATGCACCAACATGCCTGCCGGTTTATTAACTGCAACCACGTACTCATCTTGATAGATAATATCCAGCATCCGTTATCCGCCCATCACAGTAAACTGAAAATAACTATCTAATTCACGCAAATGATCGAGGAAGGCAATAAAGCGCCCTTCTTCATCGTCTTTGTAGATCTCTTCAAAGTACGGTGCGATAGCAAAATTGCTCGGCAGCATAGAACCTTGATCAATCATTGCGGTCAAGCGAGGAATTAAAATCCACTGAAGCCATTGGGCGGCTTCCATCGTATCGATAGCAAAAGGCTCCACACTCTCGAACGCGTCAGGACTTGGCGGGACCTCTTCCCATAAGGATTTTGCTCTCATCTCTATTTCAAGATGACCGAGTTTTTCAAGGATGCGCTGCTCAATATTCATACTAAAACCTATTCAAATTTAATGATTCAAAATATACCGTATTTTTGGACACAGTTTTGTCGCAAATATGGGGATGAGACAAACAAAAAGCAATCATGTGCCTCCAAGTTATGCCTCAATGTCTCTTTATTCGCATTTACTAAAACAATTAATATTTGTTTATCATTTGTTGTATATTTAGCATTTATTATCAAATGTTTTTCTATACAGTTTGATTTTTTCATTATTAACATAAAGATGGTTTATCTATGGGACTATTAAAGCAGTGGCGTCAACAAAATCAGACCTGGAAATCTTTCACTAACAAATATGTTCAGCTAAAAAGAAAGATCCGCATTGCTAAGTTGCCTTCACAACAATATCAGCAATATCAATCGATGTGCGACACATATCAAAGTGCCCTATTATCTGCAACTATCGAAGGTGTGCCGCAATTTATTGAACGACCAATTAACAAGTACCTGCATAAAGCATGGAGTGGTAAACAGAAATTATCCACTGCAAGCTACACGTTAGATTTAATTGAAAAAACCTTTACGCCAGAAGCTATCACCACCATGTTTTCAGATAAACGAGATGGCTTAACAGTGGCGAATATTGAGCTAAAATCTGGTGATTTTGCTCAATTAAAAATGATTTATTCTCAATATCCTCGTGAAGGGGATCTCTCCATTCATTTACTAAATGAAACGGGTGATGAAATCTATTTGATGAGTTTCTCATTTGGTGAACAAGGTCAGCTTTATGTCTGCTCTCTACAAGGACCATCGACTGAACAGAGCGTAGAGCAAGTGAAATCCATTACTAAGCAAATGCATGCAATGAGGCCTAAAAACCTTTTAATGTCTGCTATTTATGCAGTAGCTGCTTATTTCCAAATCAAATCTATTCTAGGAATTTCAAATAACAGCCATATCAAAAGCCAGCATTTAAAATCCAGCTACGATACCTTTTGGGAAGAGTGCGGTGGAGTATTAAATTCTGAAGGTTGGTATCAATTACCGCTCCGAGAGCCGATGCGTGATATCGAATCAGTGAAAAGCCAGAGACGTTCTGAATTTCGTAAGCGCGAAGCACTGAGAGAAGCCATGTCCCAAAATATTATTGAGTCCCTTACTCAATACTCAAACTCAGCTCAGAAATAAAAAAAAGTAGCCAGTTAAAACTAACTGGCTACTTATCTCTCAATTGACTTGCATCCTGCAATGCGACTTCCTGCCGCCTAACATCCTGTTAGATAAAAATTTAGCAGACCAACTGTTCTGCTAGGTTATCCATTTCCTTGTTTTTTATATGTAAAAAAGCTAAACAACTACCCTGTCCAGCCCGATAAGAATGTATTAAATCCATTAACCAAACAACCTAGTGTTCTACATTCAGGTTATTCAAAAAATAATAAAAAACTTAAAATGGATAGTAACGCCATGAAATTAAAAGTTAAATAGTTCTCATTTCAGTAAAATGAAAAATTATTAAGATATGGCTTAACCAAATTGTAGGCAATAACCTACAGCACCATGCTATAAATCTCTTACCCCTGAGATGATATAACGGGCTTCAGTTGTTGAATAAAGCTCGCAAGATTTTCTGCAATAACTTGTCGTTGCTTACTTCCAAACGTTTCTACAATAATTTCGCCTGTTAAATTACACATAGAAATCATCTCTAATTCAGAGTCTAACGTGGCAATAAACAGCGTTGGTGCTAATTTTAAGCGCTTTTGAGTCACCAAGTGCCCAATCAAGTTTTCCTGTAAGCGAATAAAATCCTCCTCACTCCATACTTGCACCAAATTCAATGACAAATCACCAAACGTCGCACTCATATCTCCAGCTAACTGAGTGGTATAAAAAGCGTGAAAATCGTCCTGTAATTGGAGATCTAGCGCATTAGCCACATTATTTAAGCTTTTCTCTTCTAATGGAAATGGTTGAGGCTCCCAATAAACCACATCATCACCAGTACGAACGATGCAAGGAGAAGGCACCCCATACAGCTCAGCAGACACAGGTGGAAGCCCCGTTGCTTCTTGCCACTTAGCCACATACTGGCTGGTAAAATTTTTAATTAAATCAGAGATTATTGTATTCATCGTTTTTCAATTGTGAGAAATAACATTATTGAAACCAATTTAAATTGGCGGACTCAATATTACGGATAAATGGTATTATGACAGAAGTTAACAAGCGAATAAAATGCACTCAGTTTGCCAATGTTCAGCACTGACATGCCGAAAAGATAAGGATCACTATGTCTCACTATCAAAATAACCCCGCTCTCGATAATTTAACCCTCGGGAAAAAGACGGCTTATCATGACCAATATGATGCCGCTTTATTGCAAGCGGTACCGCGTAGCCTTAATCGCGATCCTTTGGATATTCATGCTGATACACTGCCATTCCACGGTGCCGATATTTGGACACTGTATGAACTCTCTTGGCTAAATGCCCGGGGCGTTCCTCAAGTGGCAATAGGCTCCGTCAGTGTGGATGCCACAAGTGAAAACCTTGTTGAATCAAAAAGCTTCAAGCTTTATCTCAATAGTTTCAATCAGACTCACTTCGAAACGTGGGAAAATGTGCGAAGCGTTTTGCAAAATGACCTAAGCCGCTGTGCTAATGGCGAGGTTAAGGTTACACTTTATAAACTTGATGACTTCACTCAACAAGCCATTCACCAATTCCACGGTGTCTGTATTGATGAGCAAGAGATTGACATCGATAACTATGAATTTAATCGCCACTATTTGGCCGATTGCACCCAACCAGAGGTCGTCGAAGAAACCCTCGTCAGCCACCTGTTGAAATCAAATTGTTTGATAACCAACCAACCTGATTGGGGCTCAGTACAAATTCATTATCGTGGTCCGAAAATTGACCATGAAGCGTTATTACGTTACCTCGTCTCATTTCGTCATCATAATGAATTCCACGAACAGTGCGTGGAGCGCATTTTCAACGACATAACAATACTGTGCAAACCAGAAAAATTATCGGTGTATGCACGCTATACTCGCCGAGGTGGGCTTGATATCAACCCATGGCGCAGTAATGAACAATTCGAGCCTGACACGGGTCGTTTGGCACGGCAATAAGTACCTACTAAATTGAAAATCAGTGTAATTTAAGAGAATGCTATTTAAATCATTTTCAATGTAATTCACGCGTCAAGAGCCCAATTGGGCAAAGGAGTGTTACTTGATTACTCATATCAGTCCATTAGGATCTATGGATCTATTGTCTCAGCTTGAAGTCGATATGCTGAAACGTACGGCGAGCAGCCATCTGTATCAGCTATATCGAAACTGCTCCTTAGCGGTATTACATTCAGGAAGCTTAACTGACAGCAGTAAAGAGCTTTTAGAAAAAAGTGCAGGTTTTGATATCAACATTTTACGCCGTGAGCGTGGTATCAAATTAGAGCTTATCAACCCACCAGAAAAAGCGTTCGTTGACGGTAAAATCATTCGCTCATTACAAGCGAACTTGTTTGCCGTACTGCGCGATATTCTGTTTGTTCACGCTCAAATCAGTAATGCTAAACAGCAGTTCCATCTCGATTTAGAAAACAGCACTCACCTCACTAATATGATCTTTTCCATCTTACGTAACGCCCGTGCGCTACATATTGGTGAAGATCCGAATATGATCGTGTGCTGGGGTGGACACTCCATTAATGAAAATGAATACCTCTATGGTCGTAAAGTTGGTAATGAACTCGGCTTACGTGAACTGAACATCTGTACGGGTTGCGGACCGGGGGCCATGGAGGCACCAATGAAAGGTGCCGCGGTAGGTCACGCTCAACAGCGTTATAAAGACAGCCGTTTTATCGGGTTAACCGAGCCATCCATCATCGCGGCTGAGCCACCTAACCCATTAGTTAATGAACTGATCATCATGCCAGACATAGAAAAACGTCTTGAGGCATTTGTCCGTTTAGCCCACGGGATCATTATTTTCCCAGGTGGTGTGGGAACCGCAGAAGAACTGCTGTATCTGTTGGGTATTATGATGGATCCTGAAAATACCGAGCAAGTGCTGCCATTAGTCCTGACGGGACCAAAAGAGAGCGCTGAATACTTCTCTGTTTTGGATGATTTTATTCGCCATACTCTGGGAGATGAAGCTAGCAAACATTACCAAATCATTATCGACAACCCACAAGAAGTGGCGCGCGTGATGAAAAAAGGCATGTCTGCAGTGAAAGAGAGCCGTCGTAATACGGGTGATGCATACAGCTTCAACTGGTCGATTAAAATCGCCCCTGATCTACAGCATCCATTTGAACCAACTCATGAAAACATGGCGTCACTGAATCTGCATCCGGGTCAATCCCCTGAAAAACTGGCTTCCGATTTACGCCGTGCTTTCTCTGGAATTGTTGCCGGCAACGTCAAAGAAGTCGGCATGAAAGCGATTGAAAAACATGGTCCTTTCAAAATTCATGGGGATAGCGACATCATGAAACGCATGGACATTTTACTCCAAGGTTTCGTGAAGCAGCATCGTATGAAGTTGCCGGGTGGCACCGCTTACGAACCTTGCTATGAAATTGTGAAATAATCACCTACGTGCCATGGACGGCGCGTTTAACCACCAAACGGCTTATGATCCATTTATTAATTATTGATGCTTTAAATTTAATTCGACGTATCCACGCGGTTCAGGGTAGCCCATGTGGAGAAACCTGTTTGTCCGCTATTTCTCAATTAATTAACCACACTAGCGCCACCCATATTGTGGCAGTATTTGATGAAGAAGGTCGCCACCATAGTTGGCGTCATGAGAAACTGCCTGACTATAAAGCAGGGCGTCAGCCTATGCCTGAAAACTTGCAAGCTGAGTTGCCTCAGCTCGTCGCCCAATTTGAAGACAATGGTATCCATTGCTGGCAATCTGAAGGTGATGAAGCCGATGATTTAGCAGCCACTCTAGCTAAACGCATTGCCGATTCTGGGCATACCGTCACCATCGTCTCTACCGATAAAGGTTACTGCCAGCTACTCTCTCCAAACCTGCGTATCCGTGACTATTTTCAAAAACGTTGGCTGGACGTTCCTTTCATTGAAAATGAATTTGGAGTCAAGCCTGAACAACTTCCTGATTACTGGGGTTTAGCGGGGATCAGCAGCAGTAAAGTTCCAGGGGTGGCAGGTATTGGCGCTAAAAGTGCCACTGAGCTGCTTCAGCGATTCCACACGATTGAAAATTTGTACGCTAATTTTGACGTTCTTGAAGACAAATGGCAGAAAAAGCTCTCCAACCAACAAGAAATGGCGCTTATCTGTCGCGATATTGCTACATTAAAAACAGACATTGCCTTGAAAGGTAATCTGAATCAGTTGCGCTATCAAGCTAAATAGCAGGTACAAAAAAGGTCACTTCACAGTGACCTTTTTGGTTGATGACAAAGAGGGGTAAAAGCGTGGTTTTTCCCTCTTTGTGTTATCAGGCGAAAATCAATAAATTGATTTTCCTCGTTAATTTTACAAACCCAAAGAGCCATTTCCAAACCTGATGGGTTTGTCAATGGTCTGAAAGGTCACTTCACAGTGACCTTTTTACTATTCAAGCCAACTTTAACTTAATAATATTCACGCGCCATTGGGTTTGCAGACCAAACACGTTGTACATGCACAGTCACTTCTTCACGGTCATGGTAAAGCTGTTTTGCGTGGATCAAAACGTTGATACCATTCTCTTTCAGTTGAACTTTCATTTTTTCCAGAATATGCGCGACTTCTTCATAACGCTTTTTCATCGGCAGCTTCAAGTTAAAAATGGTCTCGCGGCACCAGCCTTCTTGCAGCCACTGAGTCATTAATGCAGCCACTTTGGCCGGTTTTTCCACCATATCACATACGAGCCACGTGATATTTTGAGAGGTTGGCTTAAATTTAAAACCATCTTCACGGTGATGGCGAACTTGCCCTGTATTCATCAAGCTTTCCGCCATTGGGCCATTATCTACCGCTTCCACCATCATGCTGCGTTTGACGAGCTGGTAAGTCCATCCTCCCGGACATGCGCCTAAATCCACCGCTTTCATGCCACTCCCTAAACGCTCATCCCACTCTTCATAAGGAATAAACACATGGAAAGCCTCCTCCAACTTTAACGTCGAGCGGCTTGGTGCATCCGATGGGAACTTCAAGCGCGGAATACCCATATAGAAATTCGAGCTATTATTCGAATAAGAATAGCCGGTATAGCAGCACCCTGGTGCAATAAAGAACACATGGACGACTGGGCGTTTAAAGTTCTCTTTCGCCAATAAGACTTTCTCTTGGCGTAGCGCATTACGCAGAGGTACCGTAAATTTACGGCAGAATTTCATCAATTCTTTTGATTCATTGGTATCCGCAACTTCAACACGCAGATCCCCCGCTCTCTCAACCTGCTGGCTAAGTGCGTTCACAATCGGTGTGACTCTATCTTCTGGCGGTAAATCTTTTAATAAATCACCCACCACAAACATTTGGCGAGCAAAAATCAATTCACGAAATGGAAGTGTGCGCGCAAGGATGTCCGCATCCTCAGATTGATAACATTCAAAAATAACATAGCCGCTATTTTCTTTAACGCGGGCAAAACCGTAAATTTCTCGTTGCCCTGCTTTATCTGTAATTTCTGCTGCACACTCTTTTTCAAAGCCCGGGCGGCAATATAATGCAATTTTATTACTCATTGCGTGACGCCGATTTCCTTAGACGCATAGCGCCAATAACAACTAAAAGCCAGCCAACTAGGAAGCAAACGCCACCTATTGGCGTAAAATAAGAGAAGTATTTTACCTGCAATAAGGCCATACAATAAAGGCTACCGCTAAAAAGAAGTATCCCTACGGAGAAAAACACACCTGCCCAATAGAACCACAAAATGACTTTACGCAGTAATACCGCACCCAGCACCATTAATGCAACGGTATGAAACATTTGATAACGTAGCCCTGTTTCAATCCAAGCCATTTGATGGGCGCTCATAATTGGAGAAAG
The Providencia alcalifaciens DNA segment above includes these coding regions:
- a CDS encoding flavodoxin, giving the protein MSKIGIFVGTVYGNALAVAEVAQELFEQQGHEVAVFEEPTLADWQIYNAGEGVALVITSTTGQGDIPDTIAPLFYEIKDVVGYQPELKYGVIALGDSSYENFCGAGKQFDELLAEQSGSRIGDVLFIDATEVEEPEEFAKAWLQSWVDML
- the truC gene encoding tRNA pseudouridine(65) synthase TruC encodes the protein MLDIIYQDEYVVAVNKPAGMLVHRSWLDSKETVFVMQTLRDQIGQHVFPIHRLDRPTSGVLLFALSSEVARSLAEQFEQHTMEKVYHAIVRGYVTQGDRLDYPLLEELDKIADKHATKEPRLQECVTHYKPLAIVECPVAIGRYDTARFSLVELKPETGRKHQLRRHMSHLRHPIIGDSKHGDLRQNRGMSEHFSVSRLMLHASQLIFIHPITEEKISLVAPWDAQWLSLVEQFGWGDTVSMLDINVINYPV
- a CDS encoding YqcC family protein; this encodes MNIEQRILEKLGHLEIEMRAKSLWEEVPPSPDAFESVEPFAIDTMEAAQWLQWILIPRLTAMIDQGSMLPSNFAIAPYFEEIYKDDEEGRFIAFLDHLRELDSYFQFTVMGG
- a CDS encoding VirK/YbjX family protein — protein: MGLLKQWRQQNQTWKSFTNKYVQLKRKIRIAKLPSQQYQQYQSMCDTYQSALLSATIEGVPQFIERPINKYLHKAWSGKQKLSTASYTLDLIEKTFTPEAITTMFSDKRDGLTVANIELKSGDFAQLKMIYSQYPREGDLSIHLLNETGDEIYLMSFSFGEQGQLYVCSLQGPSTEQSVEQVKSITKQMHAMRPKNLLMSAIYAVAAYFQIKSILGISNNSHIKSQHLKSSYDTFWEECGGVLNSEGWYQLPLREPMRDIESVKSQRRSEFRKREALREAMSQNIIESLTQYSNSAQK
- the syd gene encoding SecY-interacting protein; this translates as MNTIISDLIKNFTSQYVAKWQEATGLPPVSAELYGVPSPCIVRTGDDVVYWEPQPFPLEEKSLNNVANALDLQLQDDFHAFYTTQLAGDMSATFGDLSLNLVQVWSEEDFIRLQENLIGHLVTQKRLKLAPTLFIATLDSELEMISMCNLTGEIIVETFGSKQRQVIAENLASFIQQLKPVISSQG
- the queF gene encoding NADPH-dependent 7-cyano-7-deazaguanine reductase QueF (Catalyzes the NADPH-dependent reduction of 7-cyano-7-deazaguanine (preQ0) to 7-aminomethyl-7-deazaguanine (preQ1) in queuosine biosynthesis), with the protein product MSHYQNNPALDNLTLGKKTAYHDQYDAALLQAVPRSLNRDPLDIHADTLPFHGADIWTLYELSWLNARGVPQVAIGSVSVDATSENLVESKSFKLYLNSFNQTHFETWENVRSVLQNDLSRCANGEVKVTLYKLDDFTQQAIHQFHGVCIDEQEIDIDNYEFNRHYLADCTQPEVVEETLVSHLLKSNCLITNQPDWGSVQIHYRGPKIDHEALLRYLVSFRHHNEFHEQCVERIFNDITILCKPEKLSVYARYTRRGGLDINPWRSNEQFEPDTGRLARQ
- the ppnN gene encoding nucleotide 5'-monophosphate nucleosidase PpnN produces the protein MITHISPLGSMDLLSQLEVDMLKRTASSHLYQLYRNCSLAVLHSGSLTDSSKELLEKSAGFDINILRRERGIKLELINPPEKAFVDGKIIRSLQANLFAVLRDILFVHAQISNAKQQFHLDLENSTHLTNMIFSILRNARALHIGEDPNMIVCWGGHSINENEYLYGRKVGNELGLRELNICTGCGPGAMEAPMKGAAVGHAQQRYKDSRFIGLTEPSIIAAEPPNPLVNELIIMPDIEKRLEAFVRLAHGIIIFPGGVGTAEELLYLLGIMMDPENTEQVLPLVLTGPKESAEYFSVLDDFIRHTLGDEASKHYQIIIDNPQEVARVMKKGMSAVKESRRNTGDAYSFNWSIKIAPDLQHPFEPTHENMASLNLHPGQSPEKLASDLRRAFSGIVAGNVKEVGMKAIEKHGPFKIHGDSDIMKRMDILLQGFVKQHRMKLPGGTAYEPCYEIVK
- the xni gene encoding flap endonuclease Xni; translation: MIHLLIIDALNLIRRIHAVQGSPCGETCLSAISQLINHTSATHIVAVFDEEGRHHSWRHEKLPDYKAGRQPMPENLQAELPQLVAQFEDNGIHCWQSEGDEADDLAATLAKRIADSGHTVTIVSTDKGYCQLLSPNLRIRDYFQKRWLDVPFIENEFGVKPEQLPDYWGLAGISSSKVPGVAGIGAKSATELLQRFHTIENLYANFDVLEDKWQKKLSNQQEMALICRDIATLKTDIALKGNLNQLRYQAK
- the rlmM gene encoding 23S rRNA (cytidine(2498)-2'-O)-methyltransferase RlmM — encoded protein: MSNKIALYCRPGFEKECAAEITDKAGQREIYGFARVKENSGYVIFECYQSEDADILARTLPFRELIFARQMFVVGDLLKDLPPEDRVTPIVNALSQQVERAGDLRVEVADTNESKELMKFCRKFTVPLRNALRQEKVLLAKENFKRPVVHVFFIAPGCCYTGYSYSNNSSNFYMGIPRLKFPSDAPSRSTLKLEEAFHVFIPYEEWDERLGSGMKAVDLGACPGGWTYQLVKRSMMVEAVDNGPMAESLMNTGQVRHHREDGFKFKPTSQNITWLVCDMVEKPAKVAALMTQWLQEGWCRETIFNLKLPMKKRYEEVAHILEKMKVQLKENGINVLIHAKQLYHDREEVTVHVQRVWSANPMAREYY
- a CDS encoding DUF423 domain-containing protein; this translates as MNSRLMLIFAGISGFFIVAFGAIGSHALSPIMSAHQMAWIETGLRYQMFHTVALMVLGAVLLRKVILWFYWAGVFFSVGILLFSGSLYCMALLQVKYFSYFTPIGGVCFLVGWLLVVIGAMRLRKSASRNE